One part of the Denticeps clupeoides chromosome 8, fDenClu1.1, whole genome shotgun sequence genome encodes these proteins:
- the LOC114795455 gene encoding barrier-to-autointegration factor-like, with product MSTTSQKHRDFVAEPMGDKPVTALSGIGEVLGKKLEDQGFDKAFVVLGQFLLLRKDGELFTEWLKDTCGANAKQAGSCSQCLKEWCDAFL from the exons ATGTCGACCACCTCGCAGAAGCACAGGGACTTCGTCGCTGAGCCCATGGGTGATAAACCAGTGACCGCCCTGTCTGGAATCGGGGAGGTTTTGGGGAAGAAGCTGGAAGATCAAGGGTTTGATAAA gctttTGTGGTGCTGGGTCAGTTCCTGCTGCTGCGTAAGGACGGTGAGCTGTTTACCGAGTGGCTGAAGGATACCTGCGGTGCAAACGCCAAACAAGCCGGCTCCTGTTCGCAGTGCCTGAAGGAGTGGTGCGACGCCTTCCTGTGA